The genomic stretch CTCCTTTCCTTTCTCCTGCTTCTATCATTCTATTATATATCGCAGCTAGCCGCAGCGCATATGCTGTTTACAAAGTATGACAATGTGTATTGTGGTGGATACTGGTTTATATAGGCTTGTCAGCTATGCTTGGTTTCATACACAGGCAATGACGTTGATTAAGGAGCGTTTACGATGAGCAAAAAGAATGGGGTTCGGACAACTCGCCGTTCAATCGGCTACTGGTTGCAGCAGCTGCTGGCGCTTCCTGGCGCGGCATTTGAGTATGCTATAGGGAAATGGGCAGCGCTAAGCGCGTCAAGTGAGATGCTTTCCGAGGCTGTTCCGCTGCAGCTGTCTTCCTCTACTGTAGCAAAGCTAACGTATGCTTGGTCTAAGTCGAGCGCAGCATCCTATCATGAGGCAGCAAGCAATTGGACGCAGGCTGAGCTTTCATTTATTGAACGCATTCGCCTGGAGATTGCTGCTTGCAACCGCAATAATGTGACTCGTACAGAGGCTTATCGCGACGTGTATTTTCGAACCCCAGAGCTGCATTGGGCGCTGCTTGCCCATATGGTATCGCGTAATGGCGGCTGGAATATGACCGATTTGCAAGGGGAATGGCTGCCGTGGCTGCTCGGCAAGGAGCAACGCGTCGCGGTATTCGGTTTTTTGGAGCAGGCTAATGCACTTATTTTTCAGGATGCGTATCCTCAGCTGCTTTTATATGAATGGAGCAGGAGAGAGGGGAGGAGCTTGTTTCATTTGCTGCCGGCCTTTGGGGTATCCGTGTTCATGCTCCCGGTTTGGAAGCAGTTTTGGCGTGATGGCGAGGCTGCTCCGCTTACAATTGCTTTAATTGTGAATGAGCAGCATTATATCGAGCAGCGTGTTGTCCAGCATCCTTATTTTCGCGAAAAAGTGCTGCACACCTTATTTTTTGGACTGCAGTCGCTGCTGCAGCTTAATGGCGTCATTTTCCCCTATGGAAAAGGGAAAGCGAAAGGGGAGGGAATGGACGCTCTGCGACTCTCGGGACTTATTCTGGAACGATTTGAAAGCTTGCAGGAGCGAATTGAATTAGGCAAGCGTCTGTATGCGATGCTGTTCGGTATCCCGCGTGTATATGACGGTGTAAGATGCTTTGCAGCCGCTGTTAAGCATACTGGCTCGCGTGCGGACTACGCGCCGCATATATTCGCGAGTGTTCGTCAGAAGCCGCCTCAGCGCGTCTATACTGAGCGGCTGCTAGGCGGGCGGCTGAAGCCTGAAGCGGAGCCGATC from Paenibacillus sp. FSL H8-0548 encodes the following:
- a CDS encoding DUF2515 domain-containing protein: MSKKNGVRTTRRSIGYWLQQLLALPGAAFEYAIGKWAALSASSEMLSEAVPLQLSSSTVAKLTYAWSKSSAASYHEAASNWTQAELSFIERIRLEIAACNRNNVTRTEAYRDVYFRTPELHWALLAHMVSRNGGWNMTDLQGEWLPWLLGKEQRVAVFGFLEQANALIFQDAYPQLLLYEWSRREGRSLFHLLPAFGVSVFMLPVWKQFWRDGEAAPLTIALIVNEQHYIEQRVVQHPYFREKVLHTLFFGLQSLLQLNGVIFPYGKGKAKGEGMDALRLSGLILERFESLQERIELGKRLYAMLFGIPRVYDGVRCFAAAVKHTGSRADYAPHIFASVRQKPPQRVYTERLLGGRLKPEAEPIYSPELGAAWGDQPLESPEPGDWFVSTSDVVPYFQKLPMPHSFEITNEYGLMLNKIELAVLAMMRGK